A window of Methylobacterium bullatum genomic DNA:
TGGCCGCATCCCACCGACGATCAATTACGCCGTGCCGGACCCAGCCCTCTCCCTCGACGTGGTAACGAGCGCACGCGACTCACGGGTCAGCCGTGTTCTGTCCAATTCCTTCGGATTCGGCGGGCAGAATACCTGCCTCGTCCTCGGGGACGAGCCGGCATGACGAACGAAGTATCCCGCCGCGTCCTCGTCACGGGTGGCGCCTCCGGCCTCGGATCGGCCATCGTGCGCGCGCTGGCCGCCTCCGGCTACGACATCGCCTTTACCTATCGCTCCTCGGGCGATGCGGCGGAGCGCCTTGTGGCCGAACTCAGCCAGGCCCATCCCGGACGGGCGATCACCGCTCACCCTCTCGACCTCGCCGACCGCGACGCCTTGGAGGCATTCTGCGAGGCCCAGGAGGGGGAAGCGTTCTACGGCCTCGTCCATAATGCCGGCCAATCCTACGACGTGTTGGCCGCGATGATGGCGCAGGACAAGGCCGAGGCGGCGATGCAGGTGAACTTCTGGTCGCTGACCCGCATCGCGAAGGCACTGGTGCGCGGCATGATCCGAGGACGTTCCGGCCGCATCGTCGCCATCGGTTCGGTGGCAGCCCTACAGGCCAATCCGGGCAATGCTGCCTATGCGGCGACGAAGGGTGCGCTGATCTCCTATTGCCGGACGTTGGCGATCGAATCGGCCAAACGCGGGGTGACGGTCAACGTCATTGCGCCGGGCTTCATCGACACCGAGATGATGGCCCCCTACGCCGCGCATCGTGACGGCATGGAGAAACAGATTCCCTCAGGACGCTTTGCCAAGCCGGATGAAGTAGCGGCGCTTGTGGCCTTCCTTATGGGAGATGCCGCAGCCTACATTACCGGCGCGGTTCTGCCGGTCGATGGCGGGCTAACGGCGATGATGGGTGTTCACCGGACCTGAGGCGGATGATCCCATGCGCTTCCACTTCATCCTCGCGCTGGCTCTGACAGCGATTCCCGCCTTCGCCGAGACCGGCGCTTTCCGCGTCGACAGCCTTCCGCGCGGTGACGCGTTGAGCATCCGCGAGACGCCGGACGCCTCGGCGCCCGTGCTCGGCCAGGCGCCGGAAGGGGCACGCCTGCGCGGCTTCGGCTGTACCAACGAGACGCCGAGCGGCCTCACATGGTGCAGGGTCAAGGCTGGCCCGATCCTCGGCTGGGCGCGGCGGCGCTACCTCGCGCCGGATTGAGCCGGGACGGCTTTCAGTCGATAAGGCGGCCTATCCATTCCGATCCCTCTTCCCCGAGGTGCGGAGTTATCGCGGAGGCCTTTAACGAGGGCTCCAGATGGCACAGGGGCCCTGGAGCTCCCTTCGAGGTCTGCTGACGCGGGCGCCTCAGGACGAGGTGGTGCGAAGGAGGCTCGGGGTCCGAAGCGCCTGAAAAGAGACGAGACCGATGCAAGCCCTCCAACTCTTCGGTGACCGTGACCTTCGCCTCAGCGAAGTTGATCCGCCTGCCGCTCCCGGCGCGGGCGAGGTTCAGATCCGCGTGCGCGCCGTGGGCTTGAACTTCATCGATGTCTGGGGCTTTCGCGGTATGGCCTTCGCCAAGCGCAAGATGCCGCTGACGGTGGGGGCCGAAGCCGCGGGCGAGATCGTCTGCGTCGGCGAGGGCGTGACGGATCTGCGCGAGGGCGACCGCGTGGTAATGTACGGTGCGCAGACCTGCGGCCGCTGCAAGGCCTGCCGGGAAGGTCGCGACAACCTGTGCGAGGACGTCTCCGGCGTCATGGGCTTCCATATCGACGGGTTCGCGCGCGAGCGCGTCACCATGCAGGCTCGTCTCGTGGTAAAGGTGCCCGATGGGGTAAGCTTCACCGATGCGGCCTGTGCGCCGATCGCCTTCGGCACCGTTCAGCACATGCTGTTCGACAACGCGAGGCTCGAACCCGGCGAGAGCATCCTCGTCCATGCCGGCGGCTCGGGCATCGGCACCGCCGCGATCAAGATGGCGAAAGCCATCGGCTGCACCGTGTTCACGACGGTGGGCGACGATAGGAAAGGCGAGATGGCGAAAGCCCTCGGCGCCGATCACGTGATCAACTACCGGGACGAGCGCTTCGAGGGGGAGGTCCGCCGCCTGACCAAGCGAAAGGGAGTCGATGTGGTGTTCGAGCATGTCGGTCCTGATACCTGGAACGGCTCGCTCCTTTGCCTCAAGCGAGGCGGCCGCCTCGTCACCTGCGGCTCCACCTCAGGCGTCTCCACCACTATGAACCTGATGCAGTTGTTCCAGCAGCAGTACCGCATCACCGGCTCCTTCGGGTGCTCCATGGCCAACATCCGCCAGTCCCTGGCCAAGATGGCCGACGGGATCACGCCGGTGGTGGACACGATCCTCCCCCTCGAGAACTTTTCACAGGGGCTGGAACGCCTGGAATCGCGCAAGGTGTTCGGGAAGATCCTGGTGGCGATCGACTGACCTATCGTTAGGGCAAGCATGGCTCGCATTCACTCAGGCTGCCACTTCTCCAAAAAATGTTCTACACAAGCACGATAGCCACCTCCGGATAATCTCGTGCTGCGACTTGCCCTCGTCCTGAACCGCCATCTGCCCCGGATGGCGGGGATCGCTATGATTCCGCTGGTCCGCTGTTTGTTCTGGCTGGCGCGCATGCTGGGAACCGAGCGGGCGAGCCGGACCGGCGGGGCGATTGCGCGAAGGGTGGGGCCGTTCCTGCCGGCGAACCGCATCGCATTGGCGAATCTGCGTGCTGCTTACCCCGAGAAGGATGAGGCCGCGATCAAGGCGCTCGCGACCCAGGCTTGGGACAATCTCGGCCGGACGGGGGCAGAATACGCCCATCTCGCCACTCTGTTTGATATCGACCCAAACGATCCGGCGAGCCAGCGGATGACCGTTGCCGGCGCGGAGCATTTCGAGGCTTTACGCGACGACGGCAAGCCGGGTCTGATCTTTGCTGCCCACCTTGCCAATTGGGAATTGCCGGCGATCTGCGCCGCCCGCTACGGGCTCGAGGCTACGGCGATCTTCCGGCCACCCAACGACATCGCTTCAGCCCGCCTCGTCGCAGAGGTGCGCCGCGAGACCATGGGCGGGCTGGCGGCAGCGGGGCAAGGCGCCGTTTTTTCGATGCAGGGCGTCGTAGAGCGAGGCGGCCATCTCGGCCAACTCATCGATCAGCATTTCACCCGCGGCGTGGTGGTGGAGTTCTTCGGCCGAGCCGTTCTGGTGAATCCGTTGCTCGCCAAGCTCGCCAAGCATTACGAATGCCCCGTTCACGGGGTGCGCGTGGTGCGAAAGGACAATGCCCACTTT
This region includes:
- the fabG_6 gene encoding 3-oxoacyl-[acyl-carrier-protein] reductase FabG, with translation MTNEVSRRVLVTGGASGLGSAIVRALAASGYDIAFTYRSSGDAAERLVAELSQAHPGRAITAHPLDLADRDALEAFCEAQEGEAFYGLVHNAGQSYDVLAAMMAQDKAEAAMQVNFWSLTRIAKALVRGMIRGRSGRIVAIGSVAALQANPGNAAYAATKGALISYCRTLAIESAKRGVTVNVIAPGFIDTEMMAPYAAHRDGMEKQIPSGRFAKPDEVAALVAFLMGDAAAYITGAVLPVDGGLTAMMGVHRT
- the lpxM2 gene encoding Lipid A biosynthesis myristoyltransferase 2, producing MLRLALVLNRHLPRMAGIAMIPLVRCLFWLARMLGTERASRTGGAIARRVGPFLPANRIALANLRAAYPEKDEAAIKALATQAWDNLGRTGAEYAHLATLFDIDPNDPASQRMTVAGAEHFEALRDDGKPGLIFAAHLANWELPAICAARYGLEATAIFRPPNDIASARLVAEVRRETMGGLAAAGQGAVFSMQGVVERGGHLGQLIDQHFTRGVVVEFFGRAVLVNPLLAKLAKHYECPVHGVRVVRKDNAHFHLELTPPLDLPRDANGEIDVQGAMQAMTRVVEEWVRDNPGQWLWMHRRWRPNMLPKPKVALPKQSDSSTTHRDNVSSVPG
- the qorA_2 gene encoding Quinone oxidoreductase 1: MQALQLFGDRDLRLSEVDPPAAPGAGEVQIRVRAVGLNFIDVWGFRGMAFAKRKMPLTVGAEAAGEIVCVGEGVTDLREGDRVVMYGAQTCGRCKACREGRDNLCEDVSGVMGFHIDGFARERVTMQARLVVKVPDGVSFTDAACAPIAFGTVQHMLFDNARLEPGESILVHAGGSGIGTAAIKMAKAIGCTVFTTVGDDRKGEMAKALGADHVINYRDERFEGEVRRLTKRKGVDVVFEHVGPDTWNGSLLCLKRGGRLVTCGSTSGVSTTMNLMQLFQQQYRITGSFGCSMANIRQSLAKMADGITPVVDTILPLENFSQGLERLESRKVFGKILVAID